GGCGGCGGCCCGGGCCAGGCGCTTGCGGTGGTGCCTGGCGTAGTCCTGCAACGCGTCGCGCAGCACCACCGCCTGGTTGTGCGCGGTATTGCGCGCGCCATACAGCAACGTCAGCGGACGCGCGCCCGCGGCCTCCAGCAGCGCGGCCATGCGGGCTTGCTGCGCCGGGTCGGCCAGCTCGGCCAGGTATTTTTCCCGGAAGGCGTCCCAGCGCTCGTCGAGATGGCTGAACCACTTGCACAATTCGGCGCTGGGGGCGATGTCCTTGGCCCATTCATCCAGCGCCAGGTCGGCGCGGCGCAGGCCGCGCGGCCACATGCGGTCCACCAGCGCCCGATAGCTGCCTTCGGGGCCGAGGCCTTCATAGACGCGTTGCACGGAAATGGCGGACGGTTTCATCGCGGGGGGCTCCTGTGACGGCCCCCCCAGTCTACTACCGCGATGCCCGGCCGCCCGCGGCCGGCCGTGTCAGGCCTTGGCAGTGGCCGGCACCGACGAGCCGCCCGTGCGCAAGAGCAGGAAGCCCGCCACCGCCGAGGCCACGGAGCCGGTCAGGACGCCGATCTTGGTGGCGTCGACGGCCGCCGGATCGGTGAAGGCCAGCGCGCCGATGAACAGGCTCATGGTGAAGCCGATGCCGCACAGCAGGGCCACGCCGTACAGCTGGGTAAAGCTGGCGTGGCGCGGCAGGCTGGCCACGCCGGCGCGGATGGCCAGCCAGGCGAAACCGAACACGCCCAGCTGCTTGCCCAGGAACAGGCCCAGCGCCACGCCCAGCGGCACCGGCTGCGCCAGGCTCGACAGGCCCATGCCGGCGAACGAGACGCCGGCGTTGGCGAAACCGAACAGCGGCACGATCAGCAGGGCCACGGGCTTGTGCAGCGCGTGTTCCAGCGCATGCAGCGGCGAATGCTCGCCCGCGCGGCCCTGGTTCTGCGGACGCAGCGGAATGGTCAGCGCCAGCGCCACGCCGGCGAGCGTGGCGTGCACGCCGGACTTCAGCACGAAGTACCAGAGCACCGCGCCGATCAGCAGGTAGGGCGCCGGGCGCAGCACGCCGGCCCGGTTCAGGCAGAACAGGCAGGCCAGCAGCGCGCCGGCCATGGCCAATGCGAACAGGTTCAGCTCGGCGGTATAGAACAGCGCGATGATGACGATGGCGCCCAGGTCGTCCAGGATCGCCAGCGCGGTCAGGAACACTTTCAGCGAGGTCGGCACGCGGCTGCCCAGCAATGCCAGGATGCCGAGCGCGAAAGCGATGTCGGTGGCGGCGGGGATGGCCCAGCCGCGCAGGGTGTCGGGACTGCCCAGGTTCAGCAGCACGTAGATCAGCGCCGGCATGGCCATGCCGCCCAGAGCCGCGATGCCGGGCAGCACGATGCGGGCCGCGCCGCGCAACTGGCCGTCCAGCACCTCGCGCTTGATTTCCAGGCCGACCAGCAGGAAGAACACGGCCATCAGGCCGTCATTGATCCAGTGCAGCACCGATTCCTTGAGCATCACCGGGCCGACATGAAAGCCCAGCTTGGTGCCGAGGATGTCGAAGTAGCCGGCCGCCAGCGGA
The window above is part of the Achromobacter deleyi genome. Proteins encoded here:
- a CDS encoding DUF488 domain-containing protein, translated to MKPSAISVQRVYEGLGPEGSYRALVDRMWPRGLRRADLALDEWAKDIAPSAELCKWFSHLDERWDAFREKYLAELADPAQQARMAALLEAAGARPLTLLYGARNTAHNQAVVLRDALQDYARHHRKRLARAAAADPA
- the nhaA gene encoding Na+/H+ antiporter NhaA; this encodes MTLQASPPSRPVSFLQAFLRSEALGGYVLMLAAVVALVVANSPLAAGYFDILGTKLGFHVGPVMLKESVLHWINDGLMAVFFLLVGLEIKREVLDGQLRGAARIVLPGIAALGGMAMPALIYVLLNLGSPDTLRGWAIPAATDIAFALGILALLGSRVPTSLKVFLTALAILDDLGAIVIIALFYTAELNLFALAMAGALLACLFCLNRAGVLRPAPYLLIGAVLWYFVLKSGVHATLAGVALALTIPLRPQNQGRAGEHSPLHALEHALHKPVALLIVPLFGFANAGVSFAGMGLSSLAQPVPLGVALGLFLGKQLGVFGFAWLAIRAGVASLPRHASFTQLYGVALLCGIGFTMSLFIGALAFTDPAAVDATKIGVLTGSVASAVAGFLLLRTGGSSVPATAKA